The Candidatus Beckwithbacteria bacterium region TGCCAACAACTGATTGATCATGAGGATTGATAGATTTTAAGATCATATTATTTATCCTTTCCTTTATTACGATAGATAAAAATTTGGCCAATAATAATGGCAGTGGTAATAATTCCTAAACCCTGTCCAAGAACAAGAACTACATCTTTTTGTAAAATGCCGTGAATAGTCCACAAACAATAGGCAACAAAAGAAAGAATCATGAAGGTACTAGATAAACCTTTGGTGGATTTGCGATGGTAGTTTTTTCTGATTTGGTCTGGGAGACCAATGATTTTAACGAGAATTCCAATTATTAAAGTTAAAAAGCCTATTATTCCGGCAAAAGTTATTGATTGTAACAAAACCATACTTTCATTGTATACCATTGCTGTTTATTAGACTTATTACAAAATGAGCAAATATACCCAAACTTGTCTTTTTGTCAATTTTCGTCGTCACTCAACACCTCAGGTACGGTTAGTACCATCAGTATTGAGTTCCTTGAAAATTGGCCAAAAATCCTACGTTTTGCTAACATTTTTTATTTTGCAATAAGTCTAACTTACTTACCAAACCAGCCAGTGATTTTATCAGCCCACTTACTGGCCCATTCTTCAGCTTTAATGTAGGTGAGAGCTAGGGTAAAACCAGGCCGTTTTTCTTCAATAGCTTTTTGAACACTAGCAATAGTGGCTGAAGAAACTTTAACTTCTTTTTTGATGTCTTCGTAAGATTTACCTTTATTAAGATAAATGATAATAGCCAAGCGTTTTGCTAAAGCAATATGCTCGGTTTCGGTTAAGAAATCATTTAAAAAAGTTTGAGCCTTATCTTTTTTAGTAATATCAGCAATGAGTTGAGCGAAAATTTCTTTGAGTTGACTTTCAAATTTTGGATCAAGCTGACGTTTGCTTATTTGCATGTTCTGGGTCCGGAACAGGAGGACTTTGATTATTTAAATTCTTGCTTTGTAGCTTAACATTAGTTTCTGAAGCTGTAAAGAAATAAATCAAAGCAATTACTAGTCCGACGATAAATAGGGGGTTTATCCAATCTCGAAAACCAAACAAGCGAAGAACTAAAATAGCAACTAGCCCCAAAGAAGGTAATAGTAAAAAAACCATTTTAGATATAAAAATATTAATAGTTAAACTCAGAGAAGCAACCAGTAATATAAAAAAAGGAGCATAGTAATAATCAACCCAGGTTTTTGGCTCCACAAAAAGGACTACGTAACCAAAAATCAACCAAGCAGCAATAGCTAAAATTAATTTAGTAATGAGGGATTTCTTCGAGCTGGTGCGGTACTTAGTTTTTTTTCGAGGCATTACGTCTATTGTACACAAGAATTAGTAATTTGGTGGTAGAATGGTTAGGCTATGGTGAGTACTGAATTTATCATTTTTGCTGCTCTAATTATTCTTTTACTAGTAGCCTTTTTATTTATTATTTTGTCTCAAATAAAAAAGCTGCAAAAAAGTACTTCATCTGATCAAACGCTCATTCAATGGTTGCAATCCATGCAACAGTCTCTTAATCAAAATAATAAAAATATTAACGACACTTTGGCCCAAACTACAGCTACCATTAATCGGCGTTTAGATAATACGATTGGTGTCATGACCGAAGCGTCTAGAGAAGTAGCGCGAATGAATGAGCTAGGCCAATCAATTAAAGATTTACAACTATTACTCCAATCACCTAAATTGCGAGGTGGTATTGGTGAGGAAGTGCTGGCTGATATGCTGGCTCAAATTTTCCCCAAAGGCAGTTTTTTTCTCCAGCACGGCTTTAAATCTGGAGCCAAAGTGGATGCAGCTATCAAAACTACGGCCGGTCTCTTATGCATTGATGCCAAATTTCCCATGGAAAATTTCCAAAAAAAGGTCAAAGCTGATACTGCTAAAGAGCGGGAGCAATTTGGTAAATTATTTACAGCCGATGTCAAAAAACATGTCAAAGATATTGCCAGTAAATATATTTTGGCAGATGAAGGGACAGTAGATTTTGCTTTTATGTATGTGCCCTCAGAAACTATTTTTTACGAAATTGCTAATACACCGGAAATTTTAGACTTTGCCAAAAGAAACCGGGTTTATCCGGTTTCGCCCAATACCCTATATTTGCATTTACAAACTATTTTACTGTCATTTGAGGGCCAGAAAATTGAAGCCAGGGCTAAGCAAATTATGAGCCTGCTTAAAACTTTGCAAACTGATTATGGCAAGCTTGATGATAATTTGCAGATTTTAGGTAAGCACTTAAATAACGCTTCCAACCAATACGTCAATACTTCGCAACAATTTGGGCGTTTGGGTCAAAAGCTCAATCAGAGTGAATTACTGGAGGGTGGAGAAAAATAATTATGAAAACAGTATTTTTATGCACGCCTCATAAATTAGGTCAACTTAATTTTGACTTGATTAAACGAATTGAAAAATTAGGCTTTAAAGTTTTATGTGCTGTAACTCATAGTCCACAAAATGTTAGTTATCAACAAATGTTTCAGACTAACGTTAATCTCATCAAGCAAGCTGATATTTTTGTAGTGGTTTTGAAAGATTATGGTAAAGATCTGACGGCTGAAGTAGGAATGGCTTATGCCTGGCAAATCCCCAGTATAGGAATTGATTACAATGCTGATAAAACTGATGTAATGAGCTATTATGCCTTGGATGAAATCATTAAACTAGAAGATTTAGAAAAGACTTTAGAAAAATATCGATAGCATGTCATTCTGAACTTGTTTCGGAATCCCAGTATTTAGAAATGAATTATTGGAAAATTCCACCAAAAATAAAAATCTATGAAGCCATAGGCTGCATTGCTGATAAGAGAATTAAAATAACACAAGATAAAAAATCAGCTATAGTCAAGTCTTCTAGTGGCAATAAAAAATACCAAGTGTTTTACAAAAAAGAGAAACAGGAAATTCTGGCGAATGACAATGGATCATATTGGCAAGGCTATCTAGGTTATCCAGCAATTGCTTTTTTGATAGAAATTGGCAAAATTGAGTATGACCAGAGCGTTAATAAATTTCTTAATAATTTAGCTTGGAAAGATATAAATGTTAAGTTTAAAAATGATTATCATAAAACTATTAGGTATGTTTTGACAAAAAATACCAATGAGGAAGATAAAGAAAAGCTTATTAATGAGATTAATGGAATTTATAACCAGCTTAAGAATTTAAAACTTAAGAAACTTGAGAAAAATATTAAACCGCCAGTTGGTTACTAATATGCAACTAAATGATTCCCAGCAAAAAGCTGTCAAACACCAGAAAGGTCCGCTCCTTATTATTGCCGGCGCCGGGACGGGTAAAACTACAGTTATTACCGAACGGATTAAGTATTTAATCAAAAAAGAAAAACTGGAAGCTAATAATGTAGTGGCTCTGACGTTTACCGAAAAAGCAGCTGGGGAAATGATTGAGCGACTTGATCAAGTTATGCCGTATGGGTATGAAGAACCATGGATTTGCACTTTTCATGGCTTTTGTGAGCGGATATTAAGATTGGAAGGTTTGGAAATTGGACTCTCACCTGACTATAAAATTTTGACAACACCTCAGGAATGGATTTTACTGCGGAAGTATGTATTTGAATTAGGATTAAAACATTACGCTCCCTTAAGTAGTCCTAATCGCTTTATTCATAGTTTGATCAAGTTTTTTTCAAGATTGCAGGATGAAGATGTAAACGAATCGGAACTTGAACCATTTTTAGAAAATAATGAAAAGATTCTTCTCCTTCGACAAGCTCAGGATCAGGATGACGCAATTAAAGAAGAAATAGAAAAATATCAGGAGTTGTTTAGAGCATATAAAAAATACCAAGAACTGAAGCTTAAAGAAAACGTTTTGGATTTTGGTGATTTAATTACCTGGACATTAAAACTTTTCCGAGAGCGAAAATCGGTTTTGGCAAAGTACAAAAAACAGTTTAAATATATTTTAGTAGACGAGTTTCAGGATACTAATTTTGCCCAACTTCAATTAATAAAACTCCTGGCTCCACCTGAGGAAAATCCCAATTTGACTGTAGTAGGAGATGATGATCAGGCTATTTATGCGTTTCGCGGTTCTTCAGTCCACAACATTTTAGATTTTAAAAAACATTACCCAGGAGCT contains the following coding sequences:
- a CDS encoding PQ-loop repeat-containing protein; protein product: MVLLQSITFAGIIGFLTLIIGILVKIIGLPDQIRKNYHRKSTKGLSSTFMILSFVAYCLWTIHGILQKDVVLVLGQGLGIITTAIIIGQIFIYRNKGKDK
- a CDS encoding DNA recombination protein RmuC; amino-acid sequence: MVSTEFIIFAALIILLLVAFLFIILSQIKKLQKSTSSDQTLIQWLQSMQQSLNQNNKNINDTLAQTTATINRRLDNTIGVMTEASREVARMNELGQSIKDLQLLLQSPKLRGGIGEEVLADMLAQIFPKGSFFLQHGFKSGAKVDAAIKTTAGLLCIDAKFPMENFQKKVKADTAKEREQFGKLFTADVKKHVKDIASKYILADEGTVDFAFMYVPSETIFYEIANTPEILDFAKRNRVYPVSPNTLYLHLQTILLSFEGQKIEARAKQIMSLLKTLQTDYGKLDDNLQILGKHLNNASNQYVNTSQQFGRLGQKLNQSELLEGGEK